The Desulfovibrio sp. UIB00 genome has a window encoding:
- the metG gene encoding methionine--tRNA ligase — protein sequence MNSFFITTPIYYVNAKPHLGHAYTTVVADAMARYHKLIGEDTMFLTGTDEHGDKIVQAAEKQGQTPKEFVDDISARFRALWPKLDVANDRFVRTTDPEHISAVQAFLQKVYDAGDIYFGEFGGHYCYGCERFYTEKELENGLCPQHLTKPEFISEKNYFFRMSKYLPWLKEHIEANPSFIRPERYRSEVLAMLESGALEDLCISRPKSRLTWGIELPFDKDYVCYVWFDALLNYISALNWPEGEDFKKFWPGEHLVAKDILKPHAVFWPTMLKSAGLPLYEHLNVHGYWLVRDTKMSKSLGNVVEPSDMAQRFGPDAFRYFLLREMHFGSDASFSEDALVGRINADLANDLGNLFSRVLSMTAKYFGSRVPMPKALQEDDKAIADLCANSMRNFVQLFGNVQFAQGLESLWELVRALNKYVDTQAPWTLYKQGNMERLATVMYVMLAAMRKTALCLWPVMPVASGKMLAQLGQQVQEGQPPVANVEDEIAHFEGLEPGIQVAEGSNLFPRIEVKKDGADSKEPKAQKKDKQAEKPQEKAAPKQAAPNQATAGQGGADAPAVKPNVEFDQFKALDLRVGTVKVAEKHPNADRILRLEIDFGEGQLRQILSGLAEHYAPEDVVGKRVCAVLNLAPRKIRGLVSHGMVLTAGTDSALGLLAVDRDVPDGSEIA from the coding sequence GTGAACAGCTTTTTCATCACAACGCCCATCTATTACGTCAATGCCAAACCCCATCTGGGACATGCCTATACCACAGTGGTTGCTGACGCCATGGCCCGCTACCACAAGCTGATTGGCGAGGATACCATGTTCCTCACCGGTACGGACGAGCACGGCGACAAGATTGTTCAGGCGGCTGAAAAACAAGGCCAGACTCCAAAAGAGTTTGTGGACGACATCAGCGCCCGCTTCCGCGCCTTGTGGCCCAAGCTTGACGTTGCCAACGACCGTTTTGTGCGCACCACCGATCCCGAGCACATCAGCGCCGTACAGGCCTTTTTGCAAAAGGTCTATGACGCGGGCGACATTTATTTTGGCGAATTCGGCGGGCATTACTGCTACGGCTGCGAGCGGTTCTATACCGAAAAAGAGCTGGAAAACGGACTCTGCCCCCAGCACCTGACCAAGCCGGAATTTATCAGCGAGAAGAACTACTTCTTCCGCATGTCCAAGTATCTGCCCTGGCTCAAGGAGCACATCGAGGCCAATCCTTCGTTTATTCGGCCCGAGCGCTACCGCAGCGAAGTACTGGCCATGCTCGAATCCGGCGCGCTGGAAGACCTGTGCATCTCGCGCCCCAAATCGCGCCTGACCTGGGGAATTGAGCTGCCCTTTGACAAGGATTACGTCTGCTACGTGTGGTTTGACGCGCTGCTCAACTACATCAGCGCACTGAACTGGCCCGAAGGCGAAGATTTTAAAAAGTTCTGGCCTGGCGAACATCTGGTTGCCAAGGATATTCTCAAGCCCCACGCCGTATTCTGGCCCACCATGCTCAAATCTGCGGGCCTGCCGCTGTATGAGCATCTGAATGTTCACGGCTACTGGCTTGTGCGCGACACCAAGATGTCAAAATCGCTTGGCAATGTTGTGGAACCGAGCGACATGGCCCAGCGTTTCGGGCCGGATGCCTTCCGCTATTTCCTGCTGCGCGAAATGCATTTTGGTTCTGACGCCAGCTTTAGCGAAGATGCCCTTGTGGGCCGCATCAACGCCGACCTTGCCAACGACCTCGGCAACCTGTTCAGCCGCGTGCTTTCCATGACAGCCAAGTATTTCGGCAGCCGCGTTCCCATGCCGAAGGCGCTTCAGGAGGACGACAAGGCCATTGCCGATCTGTGCGCCAACTCCATGCGCAACTTTGTACAACTTTTCGGCAACGTGCAGTTTGCCCAGGGGCTTGAATCCCTGTGGGAACTTGTGCGCGCCCTGAACAAATACGTGGACACTCAGGCCCCATGGACGCTCTACAAGCAGGGCAACATGGAGCGCCTCGCAACCGTCATGTACGTCATGCTGGCTGCCATGCGCAAAACCGCGCTCTGCCTCTGGCCCGTCATGCCTGTGGCCTCTGGCAAAATGCTGGCCCAGCTTGGGCAGCAGGTGCAGGAAGGCCAGCCCCCGGTTGCCAATGTGGAAGACGAAATTGCCCATTTTGAAGGCCTTGAACCCGGTATTCAGGTGGCGGAAGGCTCCAACCTGTTCCCGCGCATTGAAGTGAAAAAGGACGGCGCGGACAGCAAGGAACCCAAGGCTCAAAAGAAGGACAAGCAGGCGGAAAAACCGCAGGAAAAAGCCGCACCCAAGCAGGCTGCACCCAATCAGGCTACAGCAGGACAGGGCGGGGCGGACGCGCCCGCCGTCAAACCTAATGTAGAATTTGACCAGTTCAAGGCTCTGGATCTGCGCGTGGGCACAGTGAAAGTGGCGGAAAAACACCCCAATGCCGACCGTATTCTGCGGCTTGAAATTGACTTTGGCGAAGGTCAGCTGCGTCAGATTCTCTCTGGCCTGGCAGAACACTATGCGCCGGAAGATGTGGTGGGCAAGCGCGTGTGCGCAGTGCTGAACCTTGCCCCGCGCAAGATACGCGGTCTGGTTTCGCACGGCATGGTGCTTACGGCCGGAACCGACAGCGCACTCGGCCTGCTTGCTGTAGACCGCGATGTGCCTGACGGCAGCGAAATAGCATAA
- a CDS encoding undecaprenyl-diphosphate phosphatase: protein MDNLFTAVILSIVEGLTEFLPVSSSGHLILVGDLLNFMGEKAATFEVVIQLGAIMAVVVLYWKRFWGLVRPQPYVRFAGMRGIMLLILTSLPASVLGLLLHSTIKTYLFRPETVLIALVVGAVMMIVVEKRKFKPSYITLDDMTPKLALGIGCFQCLALWPGFSRSASTIMGGMLLGGKRSLAAEYSFIAAVPIMVAATGYDMLKSWHLFSAADIPFFAVGMIGSFLSALLAVKVFIALMGRVTLVPFAVYRLLIAPFIYYFMVN from the coding sequence ATGGATAATCTGTTTACTGCGGTGATTTTGAGTATTGTCGAGGGGCTGACGGAATTTCTGCCTGTTTCCTCATCCGGCCATCTTATTCTGGTGGGCGATCTGCTCAACTTCATGGGCGAAAAGGCCGCCACCTTTGAGGTGGTTATTCAGCTTGGCGCCATCATGGCCGTGGTGGTGCTGTACTGGAAACGCTTCTGGGGCCTTGTGCGCCCCCAGCCCTATGTGCGTTTTGCGGGCATGCGCGGCATCATGCTGCTTATCCTTACATCATTGCCCGCCAGCGTGCTTGGTCTTTTGCTGCACTCGACCATCAAGACCTATCTGTTCCGTCCAGAAACCGTGCTCATTGCGCTGGTTGTGGGCGCAGTGATGATGATAGTGGTTGAAAAGCGCAAGTTCAAACCCTCGTATATTACGCTGGACGACATGACGCCCAAGCTGGCCCTTGGCATCGGCTGCTTTCAGTGCCTTGCCCTGTGGCCCGGTTTTTCGCGCTCCGCTTCAACAATTATGGGCGGCATGCTGCTTGGCGGCAAGCGCTCGCTTGCGGCGGAGTATTCGTTCATCGCCGCCGTGCCCATCATGGTTGCCGCCACCGGCTACGACATGCTGAAAAGCTGGCATCTCTTCAGCGCTGCGGACATTCCTTTTTTTGCCGTGGGCATGATCGGTTCGTTCCTCTCGGCCTTGCTGGCGGTCAAGGTGTTCATCGCCCTCATGGGCCGCGTGACCCTGGTGCCTTTTGCCGTGTACCGCCTTCTTATTGCCCCATTTATTTATTATTTCATGGTGAACTAA
- a CDS encoding RidA family protein: protein MKAIIRKTPKSMYQPVGNYSHTTIIPAGMDTYVFSGQIGIGDDGTFPPDFNNEVQQLFKNIRALLDTEGLTGADITKVNIWSVKEINWDYFDSKWDKLFGGNYPSMTIAYVSALGLPEISIEIDIWAAKRPQG from the coding sequence ATGAAGGCCATTATAAGAAAAACACCAAAGAGCATGTATCAGCCTGTTGGAAACTATTCACATACAACCATCATACCCGCTGGTATGGACACCTATGTGTTTTCAGGGCAAATCGGCATTGGGGACGACGGAACTTTCCCTCCGGATTTTAACAATGAAGTGCAGCAACTTTTCAAGAATATTAGAGCATTGCTCGATACGGAAGGGCTGACCGGAGCAGATATTACCAAGGTTAATATTTGGTCCGTGAAAGAAATCAACTGGGACTATTTCGACAGCAAGTGGGATAAGCTTTTTGGCGGCAATTACCCATCAATGACGATTGCGTATGTATCGGCATTGGGTCTGCCGGAAATCAGCATAGAAATTGATATCTGGGCTGCAAAGCGGCCTCAGGGCTAA
- a CDS encoding GNAT family N-acetyltransferase, whose translation MQFIHLPHNAKPEQYATWHSAALHSAQADPFSCTPAWQLAFHDAFGPKRRLLFAEADGSVIALAEGLVSEEEIYITPLEPSWFFGCPLLGSNAPQLFAEAMHFFSKTYAPQFPKVLVGGLGPGLDYVQNMLNKTRMPLQAHLVKAGIQGSASLAGGLDGYLSRRSANLRRNLKRSATKAHELGIYYERVLPSTEDEAKATFSRMIAVERTSWKGIDHCGMAEPGICDFYAYLLQRLAPEKGARVIFARRENTDVGFIFGGLAGDIYRGQQFSYAQDCHELSLGNLMQIEKIRWLSEEGVQRYDMGPLDGPKMQYKTHWTETAFPIRTWLIEKA comes from the coding sequence ATGCAGTTTATACATTTGCCCCACAACGCCAAGCCCGAGCAATACGCAACATGGCACAGCGCAGCGCTGCACAGTGCTCAAGCCGACCCTTTCAGTTGCACGCCAGCATGGCAACTTGCTTTTCATGATGCCTTTGGCCCCAAACGGCGTTTGCTGTTTGCAGAAGCTGACGGAAGCGTTATTGCCCTTGCGGAAGGCCTTGTTTCGGAAGAAGAAATATATATCACACCTCTTGAGCCCTCTTGGTTCTTTGGCTGCCCGCTGCTGGGCAGCAATGCCCCGCAGCTTTTTGCCGAGGCCATGCACTTTTTTTCCAAGACCTATGCCCCCCAATTTCCCAAGGTTCTTGTGGGAGGCCTTGGCCCTGGCCTGGATTATGTGCAGAACATGCTCAACAAAACGCGCATGCCCCTCCAGGCGCACCTTGTAAAAGCGGGTATTCAAGGATCGGCTTCGCTTGCTGGCGGGCTGGACGGCTATCTTTCGCGCCGCTCGGCCAATCTGCGCCGCAATCTTAAGCGTTCGGCAACTAAGGCGCACGAGCTGGGCATCTATTATGAACGCGTGCTGCCTTCAACGGAAGATGAAGCAAAGGCGACTTTCTCCCGCATGATCGCCGTTGAACGCACAAGCTGGAAAGGGATTGATCACTGCGGCATGGCGGAGCCGGGCATATGCGATTTTTACGCATATCTGCTCCAGCGGCTCGCGCCAGAGAAAGGCGCACGCGTCATTTTTGCCCGTCGTGAAAATACGGATGTAGGCTTTATTTTTGGCGGCCTGGCCGGGGATATCTATCGTGGGCAGCAGTTCAGCTATGCGCAGGATTGCCATGAGCTTTCACTGGGCAACCTTATGCAGATTGAAAAAATCCGCTGGCTCAGCGAGGAAGGTGTTCAACGCTACGACATGGGGCCGCTCGATGGCCCCAAGATGCAGTATAAAACGCACTGGACAGAAACGGCCTTTCCCATCAGGACATGGCTCATAGAAAAGGCCTGA
- a CDS encoding class I SAM-dependent methyltransferase: MEIKEFEAFWADRQPDRSDLAEFWNRRAQSFNTHSAEADSSAYRRNLAAKVAARAKVGKADAVLDIGCGPGRHALIFAEMAGTVEGFDIAPGMIEYANENAQRAGTENACFRVLDWDTVDLKQLGWQKRFQLVFASRTPAVYDRATLEKMTEASRGYCCLITQVTGDNSVRRELAPVVGAENHDDYTRRGLYSAFNILWLQGYYPEVEYIERTWDSECPLEEAIVMYTRHFNSRGQLTEEQEIALADKLCAISKNGMVHETGSSRVGVLFWNANL, encoded by the coding sequence ATGGAAATAAAAGAATTTGAAGCATTCTGGGCAGACAGGCAGCCGGATCGGTCAGATCTGGCGGAGTTCTGGAACCGCCGTGCCCAGTCGTTCAATACCCATTCTGCCGAGGCAGATTCCAGTGCGTACCGCCGTAATTTAGCTGCAAAGGTTGCGGCGCGCGCCAAGGTTGGCAAGGCTGATGCAGTGCTGGACATCGGCTGCGGGCCGGGCAGGCATGCCCTGATTTTTGCGGAGATGGCTGGCACGGTTGAGGGGTTTGATATCGCGCCCGGCATGATCGAATACGCAAATGAAAATGCGCAGCGTGCGGGAACGGAAAACGCCTGTTTTCGTGTGCTTGATTGGGATACTGTGGATCTGAAACAGCTTGGCTGGCAAAAAAGGTTTCAGCTTGTTTTCGCCTCGCGCACGCCTGCCGTATATGACCGTGCTACCCTTGAAAAAATGACAGAGGCCTCGCGGGGCTACTGCTGCCTTATCACGCAGGTTACGGGCGACAATTCTGTGCGCAGGGAACTTGCGCCTGTTGTTGGCGCCGAAAATCACGATGACTATACCCGCCGGGGGCTGTATAGCGCCTTCAATATTCTGTGGTTGCAGGGCTATTATCCCGAAGTGGAATATATTGAGCGCACGTGGGATTCTGAATGCCCGCTGGAAGAAGCCATTGTGATGTACACGCGGCATTTTAACAGCAGAGGCCAGCTCACAGAGGAGCAAGAGATCGCCCTGGCAGACAAGCTGTGCGCCATAAGCAAGAACGGCATGGTGCACGAAACTGGCAGCTCGCGGGTGGGCGTGCTTTTCTGGAACGCCAACCTATGA
- a CDS encoding dicarboxylate/amino acid:cation symporter → MKYLKILYVQVLIAIFIGILLGHFYPELAVKMQPLGKGFINLIKMIIAPLIFSTVVTGIAGMKDIKAVGKTGGIALVYFTVITLTALAIGLVVVNLAQPGVGMNVDVSTFNAADKNIAAQYAGKAKDNNIVNFFLNIIPNTFVSAFTSGEILQVLLVAMLFAFALNYSGEKGKLCFDLIKSLSEVLFKVIGIIMHVAPIGAFGAMAFTIGKEGIGSVLVLGELIVCFYVTSILFVVFILGTISFSCGFSIFKFVRYIREELFIVLGTSSSESVLPNMLRKMEKVGCNKSVVDLVIPAGYSFNLDGTAIYLTMAAIFLAQATNTPMPLGDQLVLLGILLISSKGAAAVTGGGFIVLAGTLSSVGSIPPESIAVIFGIDRFMSEARALTNLVGNGVATIFVSRVTGNLDVEKLHEELDRKKVVGQPVPTV, encoded by the coding sequence ATGAAATATTTGAAAATTTTGTATGTGCAGGTTCTCATTGCCATATTCATTGGCATTCTTTTGGGTCACTTTTATCCTGAACTGGCCGTCAAGATGCAGCCTTTGGGCAAGGGCTTCATCAACCTCATTAAAATGATCATCGCGCCCTTGATCTTTTCAACCGTTGTTACCGGCATAGCCGGCATGAAAGATATCAAGGCTGTGGGCAAAACTGGCGGAATAGCGCTTGTCTATTTTACCGTCATCACGCTTACGGCCCTTGCCATTGGCCTTGTGGTGGTCAATCTGGCCCAGCCCGGTGTTGGCATGAACGTTGACGTAAGCACCTTCAACGCTGCGGACAAGAACATTGCCGCCCAGTATGCTGGCAAGGCAAAAGACAACAACATCGTCAACTTTTTCCTCAATATTATTCCCAACACCTTTGTTTCTGCCTTTACCAGCGGCGAAATCCTCCAGGTGCTGCTGGTGGCCATGCTGTTTGCCTTTGCCCTCAATTATAGCGGCGAAAAGGGCAAGCTGTGCTTTGACCTCATCAAGAGCCTTTCTGAAGTGCTGTTCAAGGTTATCGGTATCATCATGCACGTGGCCCCCATCGGCGCATTTGGCGCAATGGCTTTTACCATTGGCAAAGAGGGTATTGGCTCTGTGCTTGTTCTTGGCGAGCTCATTGTGTGCTTCTATGTTACAAGCATTCTTTTTGTCGTGTTCATTCTGGGGACCATCTCCTTCAGCTGCGGATTCAGCATTTTCAAGTTTGTGCGCTATATTCGTGAAGAACTGTTTATCGTGCTTGGCACCTCTTCTTCCGAATCTGTGCTGCCAAACATGCTGCGCAAAATGGAAAAAGTTGGCTGCAACAAAAGTGTTGTTGATCTTGTGATTCCCGCTGGCTATTCCTTTAACCTTGATGGAACAGCCATTTACCTCACAATGGCGGCAATATTTCTTGCCCAGGCCACCAATACACCCATGCCGCTGGGCGATCAGCTTGTGCTCCTGGGTATTCTGCTTATTTCGTCCAAGGGGGCGGCTGCAGTTACCGGCGGCGGTTTTATTGTGCTGGCCGGAACGCTGAGTTCTGTTGGCAGCATCCCGCCCGAGAGCATTGCCGTTATCTTCGGCATCGACCGCTTTATGTCTGAAGCCCGCGCGCTCACCAACCTTGTGGGCAATGGCGTTGCGACCATCTTTGTTTCAAGGGTTACCGGCAATCTGGATGTGGAAAAGCTGCATGAAGAGCTTGACCGCAAAAAAGTAGTCGGCCAGCCCGTCCCCACTGTTTAG
- a CDS encoding 30S ribosomal protein S1: MTEDKFATSMSEEGAEDFAAMLAAHDTASNRLQPGQKVTGTVIAITGDSVFVDVGIKVDGIIDRKDILDAEGNESVKPGDSLEAWVTGVSSQEIRLSRSMSGSGVAALEEARDAAVPVDGRITAVCKGGYTVDVLGKQAFCPGSQLGVATSEDAAEVVGRSMPFLVIRVENRGRNVVVSHRAIVERERAEQLDALLESLKPGDMVEGKITRFAAFGAFMELAPSVEGMIHLSELSWSRVGAPDEAVSLDDTVRAKVISISKDSKGHVRISLSRKQAEGDPWQDVATRLEPGTVVSGKVVRLAPFGAFVELLPGIEGLVHISELSWTKRVAKAEDVLAAGEVVSVKIKEINLENRRISLSLRDAEGDPWKEAAQQFAVGSTVSGTVESRTPYGLFITLAPGITGLLPAGVIKNSKQGKQYSKLDKGDAVTLTVQNLDTSARRISLAPEGEQAAEPAEDKAWKQHASAASSNSGSGMNIMAQALQKALKNK, encoded by the coding sequence ATGACCGAGGATAAGTTCGCAACCTCCATGTCGGAGGAAGGCGCTGAGGATTTTGCCGCCATGCTGGCGGCCCACGATACCGCTTCAAACCGCCTGCAGCCCGGCCAAAAAGTGACCGGGACTGTAATTGCCATTACTGGCGACAGCGTTTTTGTGGACGTGGGCATAAAGGTTGACGGCATCATTGACCGCAAAGACATTCTTGATGCCGAGGGCAATGAAAGCGTTAAGCCCGGCGACAGCCTCGAAGCGTGGGTTACTGGCGTTTCCTCGCAAGAGATTCGCCTTTCCCGCTCCATGAGCGGCAGCGGCGTTGCCGCGCTTGAAGAAGCCCGTGATGCGGCAGTGCCGGTTGACGGTCGCATAACCGCAGTGTGCAAGGGCGGCTACACGGTTGACGTGCTTGGCAAGCAGGCCTTCTGCCCAGGCAGCCAGCTTGGCGTTGCCACGTCTGAAGACGCCGCCGAGGTTGTGGGCCGCAGCATGCCGTTTCTGGTTATCCGCGTTGAAAATCGCGGTAGAAACGTTGTGGTTTCGCACCGCGCCATTGTTGAGCGCGAACGCGCCGAACAGCTCGACGCCCTGCTTGAAAGCCTCAAGCCCGGCGATATGGTTGAAGGCAAGATCACGCGTTTCGCCGCTTTTGGCGCGTTCATGGAGCTTGCTCCTTCTGTTGAAGGCATGATCCACCTTTCCGAACTTTCCTGGTCGCGCGTGGGGGCTCCTGACGAAGCCGTGTCGCTTGACGACACAGTGCGGGCCAAGGTTATCTCCATCAGCAAGGACAGCAAAGGCCACGTGCGCATTTCGCTTTCGCGCAAGCAGGCCGAGGGCGATCCGTGGCAGGATGTGGCCACCAGGCTTGAACCCGGCACGGTTGTTTCCGGTAAGGTTGTACGCCTCGCGCCCTTTGGCGCGTTTGTGGAACTTCTGCCCGGCATTGAAGGCCTTGTGCATATTTCTGAACTGTCGTGGACAAAGCGCGTTGCCAAGGCCGAAGACGTGCTTGCGGCGGGCGAAGTCGTTTCGGTTAAAATCAAGGAAATCAACCTTGAAAACCGCCGTATTTCTTTGAGCCTGCGCGATGCGGAAGGCGACCCGTGGAAGGAAGCCGCCCAGCAGTTTGCCGTGGGTTCAACGGTGAGCGGCACGGTTGAAAGCCGCACCCCCTATGGCCTCTTTATAACGCTGGCCCCCGGCATCACTGGTTTGCTGCCCGCTGGCGTCATCAAGAATTCCAAGCAGGGCAAGCAGTACAGCAAATTGGACAAGGGCGATGCCGTTACCCTTACTGTACAAAATTTGGACACCAGCGCCAGGCGCATCAGCCTTGCCCCTGAAGGTGAACAAGCTGCCGAACCCGCCGAAGACAAGGCGTGGAAGCAGCATGCATCCGCCGCAAGCTCCAACAGCGGGTCTGGAATGAACATCATGGCACAGGCTTTGCAAAAGGCTCTGAAAAATAAGTAA
- a CDS encoding DegQ family serine endoprotease — protein sequence MMIKKCLAAMLAVTFLAASQLAQAANLPDFSELAAKSGPAVVNIGTERKASGNSQDDLMGEMFRNMPPGFDKFFDQFGGKRGGKRPQMKQKSLGSGFIVSADGYIVTNNHVVADADVIRVTLDQSNGKSEAITAKLVGADEETDLALLKIETKKTLPFLVFGNSDELRVGEWLLAIGNPFGLDHTVTAGILSAKNRNIHAGPFDNFLQTDASINPGNSGGPLLNMAGQVIGINTAIMASGQGLGFAIPSNMAAKIIDQIKSGKKISRGWIGVGIQDVEENTAKALGLKDAKGALVGSVMEGEPAAKAGMKDGDIIVSVDGKAIEDAAALLRVIADKTPGSKAAITVWRDGKTTDLTVTLGERKTSQTGDQNGKDQKQKDEGLLGISVRPLTDEERRELKIEKNEGLVIIDVNPDKPAAEADLRPGDVILKANLKPVRSAADLSKIVNDEGVARGAVMLQISRRGDVYFRTVSLSK from the coding sequence ATGATGATAAAAAAATGTCTTGCAGCCATGCTTGCCGTGACCTTTCTTGCGGCATCGCAGCTTGCCCAGGCAGCCAATCTGCCCGACTTCAGCGAACTGGCGGCCAAAAGCGGCCCGGCAGTCGTAAACATCGGTACGGAACGGAAGGCCAGCGGTAACAGCCAGGACGATCTCATGGGGGAAATGTTCCGCAATATGCCGCCAGGATTTGACAAATTCTTTGACCAGTTCGGCGGCAAGCGCGGTGGCAAGCGCCCCCAGATGAAACAGAAGTCTCTGGGATCCGGCTTTATTGTCTCCGCTGACGGCTATATTGTTACCAACAATCATGTGGTTGCAGATGCGGATGTTATCCGTGTGACCCTTGATCAGAGCAATGGCAAAAGCGAAGCCATCACGGCCAAGCTGGTTGGCGCGGATGAAGAAACCGACCTCGCCCTGCTGAAAATTGAAACCAAAAAGACCTTGCCTTTCCTTGTGTTCGGCAATTCGGACGAACTGCGGGTAGGTGAGTGGCTGCTGGCCATCGGCAATCCCTTTGGCCTCGACCACACGGTGACGGCAGGTATTCTTTCGGCCAAAAACCGCAACATACACGCTGGCCCCTTTGACAACTTCCTGCAGACGGATGCCTCCATCAACCCCGGCAACAGCGGCGGCCCGCTACTGAACATGGCCGGGCAGGTGATCGGCATCAACACGGCCATTATGGCAAGCGGGCAGGGCCTTGGCTTTGCCATCCCAAGCAACATGGCCGCCAAGATCATCGACCAGATCAAGTCCGGCAAAAAAATTAGCCGTGGCTGGATTGGCGTTGGTATTCAGGATGTTGAAGAAAATACCGCCAAGGCGCTGGGCCTCAAGGACGCCAAGGGCGCGCTTGTGGGCAGCGTTATGGAAGGCGAACCCGCTGCCAAGGCTGGCATGAAAGACGGCGACATCATTGTTTCCGTTGACGGCAAGGCCATTGAAGACGCTGCGGCCCTGCTGCGCGTGATTGCCGACAAAACCCCCGGCAGCAAGGCTGCAATAACGGTGTGGCGCGATGGCAAAACCACTGACCTTACTGTGACGCTTGGCGAGCGCAAAACATCGCAGACTGGCGATCAGAACGGCAAGGATCAGAAGCAGAAGGACGAAGGGTTGCTCGGCATTTCCGTCCGTCCTCTGACGGATGAAGAACGCCGCGAACTCAAGATTGAGAAAAACGAAGGGCTGGTCATCATTGACGTCAATCCTGACAAGCCCGCCGCCGAAGCTGATTTGCGCCCCGGCGACGTGATTCTCAAGGCCAACCTCAAACCCGTTCGCAGTGCTGCGGATCTGTCGAAAATCGTCAACGATGAGGGCGTCGCTCGAGGCGCAGTCATGTTGCAGATTTCACGGCGAGGCGATGTGTACTTCCGAACTGTAAGCCTGAGCAAGTAG
- a CDS encoding glycosyltransferase, translating into MSLRILNIGGPYLAPALKRLGHHIITAYPAADADIPSPHPYSVRRLLSRLDALGFAPDALFYCDDGNMPQLLDPENAPWPSVRYSIDTYCNPWHIPYSNGFDATLVAQKDYVEVFSHEGIPAHWFPLFYPQLLEPVGDFTLRDIPVAFVGTLGHKNNPDRAPFLKAFRARHPLVAISGDYKPIFTRSRIVLNQTAASEVNFRCFEAIACGAALLMETCGNGLNELFVPGEEILPTYQRNDAQAAAAIAATALATPERLAEVAQAGSRAVARHHTDTARAVSLTQMLAEMCATQAHRERLEQSLEKRTALVRGAYGMLSSELFDPQLEGHRVFFEKMCLHQQ; encoded by the coding sequence ATGAGCTTACGCATACTCAACATTGGCGGACCGTATCTGGCACCAGCCCTCAAACGCCTTGGACACCACATCATCACGGCGTATCCAGCAGCTGACGCCGACATTCCCTCACCGCACCCATACTCTGTGCGGCGGCTTCTGAGCCGCCTTGACGCGCTCGGTTTTGCCCCTGACGCACTGTTCTACTGCGATGACGGCAACATGCCGCAACTGCTTGATCCGGAAAATGCCCCCTGGCCTTCGGTGCGTTATTCCATTGATACCTACTGCAACCCCTGGCACATCCCGTATTCCAATGGTTTTGACGCAACCCTTGTGGCGCAGAAAGACTATGTGGAAGTATTTTCGCACGAGGGCATACCGGCGCACTGGTTTCCACTGTTCTATCCCCAGCTTCTTGAGCCAGTGGGAGATTTTACATTACGCGATATCCCGGTGGCCTTCGTGGGAACCCTTGGACACAAAAATAATCCAGACCGCGCTCCTTTTCTCAAGGCCTTCCGCGCCAGGCACCCGCTGGTGGCAATTTCTGGCGATTACAAGCCCATCTTTACGCGCAGCCGCATTGTTCTTAACCAGACGGCGGCTTCGGAAGTGAATTTTCGCTGCTTTGAGGCTATCGCCTGCGGCGCGGCCCTCCTGATGGAAACCTGCGGCAACGGCCTGAACGAACTCTTTGTCCCCGGCGAGGAAATTCTGCCCACCTACCAGCGCAACGATGCGCAGGCAGCTGCGGCCATTGCCGCCACTGCGCTTGCAACCCCCGAAAGGCTCGCGGAGGTTGCGCAAGCCGGGAGCCGGGCAGTAGCCCGGCACCATACGGACACGGCGCGCGCGGTCAGCCTGACGCAGATGCTCGCTGAAATGTGCGCCACTCAGGCTCACCGTGAGCGGCTTGAACAATCGCTTGAAAAACGCACAGCTCTTGTACGTGGCGCTTATGGAATGCTTTCCAGCGAGCTTTTTGACCCCCAGCTTGAAGGACACCGCGTTTTTTTTGAAAAAATGTGCCTTCATCAACAATAG